The sequence below is a genomic window from Mycobacterium spongiae.
CCACCCGCGATCAAGTGCAGTTCAGCAGCAAGAACAAGAACATCGGCGACCTACTCAATGCAAAGGGCGTCACCTGGGGCTACTTTCAGGACGGATTCAAGCCCACCGCCCGACGGGCCGACGGCACCGCCGAGTGCGGAGCGACGCACAACGTTGGTGCGATTTTGGGCGGAACCGGAAAGACCGGTGCATTGCCGTTCGGCACCAAACCTGACTACCTTCCGCACCACGAGCCGTTCCAGTACTACGTATCGACGGCAAATCCACATCACCGACCACCGAGCGCCATCGAAAACATCGGAATCACCGACCAAGCCAATCATCAGTACGACTTGGCGGACTTTTGGGCCGCTTCCGAGGCAGGTCACATGCCATCGGTCAGCTTCCTCAAACCGCCCGCCTATCAGGACGGGCACGCCGGCTACTCGGATCCGCTCGACGAGCAGCAGTTTCTCGTTGAAACGATCAACCGGCTGCAACGGCTTCCGGACTGGCAGGACACTGCAGCCATCATCGTTTATGACGACTCCGACGGCTTCTACGACCACAAGGCGCCGCCGACGGTATCGCCGTCCACCACAGCTGAAGACGCACTGAACGCTCCGGGGGTCTGCGGTGATCCGAACGACGCGCCCGTCATCTACCAAGGGCGGTGCGGATACGGTCCACGCCTACCGCTGCTGGTGATATCGCCATTTGCCAAAGAAAATTTCGTTGATCACACCCTTGCTGACCAAACCTCGATCCTTCGGTTCATCGAAGACAACTGGGACACCGGACGCATCGGCGATCAGTCGCTCGACGAACGCGCCGGCCCGCTGGACGCGATGTTCGATTTCACCGGTCCAAAGCAACCGACGCTGCTCCTGGATCCCCACACCGGCAACCCGACCTAACGAGCCGGTCTTGCCGGGCTCATCCCCGTGACCAGGGCAGTGCAGCCCGCGCCGAGGCCAGCTGCTGGCGTTCCAAGAATCTATTCAGAATCCGGGGATCGCGTCGCCGGAACCTTGTACCCAGACAACGACGGGTACGACACAGGGGACGCACATGTTGATCACTCCGGCCACGCGAGAAGCTCTCGATCTGAGCAACGTCGAGAGCCAACCAGAAACCACCGGGGTCCGCGCTGGCATGCGATCTGCGTCGCTGTCCCGATATGCCCGTCACGCCGGTTCTCTCATGGTCGCTCTGGCCGCTTTGTCGGGGATCGTCCACTCGTGCATGTCCGGTGGCTTGAGTGTGCGGGGTGCGACCACGCTCGTGGTCTTCCTCGCCACGGTCTGGATGTGGATCGCAACACCCATCAAAGACTCTCATGTGGCCCTCGGC
It includes:
- a CDS encoding phospholipase C translates to MAALLVLVAGCVAPRPSAPRAEPPTATPIHHLVVIIQENVSFDHYFGTYPRAANIDGQPFTARPDTPEVDGLAAELLTSNPNAAQPVRLGGPDQQVVCDQDHTYRTEQLAANGGAMNRFVENSPDRLCPAPILNAPWLVMAYYDGNTVTALWNYAQHFSISDNFYNTTFGPSTPGHISLVSGQTHGITAQFMPGGQPFPPHVVIDSTDNGQGTLIGDPQPLSDDCSTRDQVQFSSKNKNIGDLLNAKGVTWGYFQDGFKPTARRADGTAECGATHNVGAILGGTGKTGALPFGTKPDYLPHHEPFQYYVSTANPHHRPPSAIENIGITDQANHQYDLADFWAASEAGHMPSVSFLKPPAYQDGHAGYSDPLDEQQFLVETINRLQRLPDWQDTAAIIVYDDSDGFYDHKAPPTVSPSTTAEDALNAPGVCGDPNDAPVIYQGRCGYGPRLPLLVISPFAKENFVDHTLADQTSILRFIEDNWDTGRIGDQSLDERAGPLDAMFDFTGPKQPTLLLDPHTGNPT